From a region of the Acanthochromis polyacanthus isolate Apoly-LR-REF ecotype Palm Island chromosome 3, KAUST_Apoly_ChrSc, whole genome shotgun sequence genome:
- the ccdc86 gene encoding coiled-coil domain-containing protein 86, with protein MPKRTKAPEETPAKEAEPAEQQDDEPPAETRRTRSGRRVRPPAALLDSEAPVRTPSRRTRRSVIQELPKEEEQQHTEEPEEKTESLVEEKPDISSEPEPCTVSEPAEPQTEAAAAATDKVNGGGDGPQSGPAPAETAPSNLETIPKKKPHLAPSGKQNPVIPLGKPKSGRVWKNRNKQRFSALVRDKPLCSSWEKKMAAKREKELVKQYSLQLKEEKNRQKEEKRKRREENLKRREENERKAEIVQVIRNTAKIKRMKKKQLRKIEKRDTLALLQKTQKQNVKTKAQKNVQDLT; from the exons ATGCCGAAGAGAACGAAGGCACCAGAAGAAACCCCCGCTAAAGAAGCGGAACCAGCCGAGCAGCAGGACGACGAGCCGCCAGCGGAGACCAGACGGACCCGCAGCGGCCGCAGAGTGAGACCTCCTGCCGCTCTGCTGGACTCTGAAGCCCCGGTGAGGACTCCCAGCCGGAGGACACGGAGGTCTGTTATCCAGGAGCTGCCGAAGGaggaagaacaacaacacacggaggaaccagaggaaaaaacagaaagtctGGTGGAGGAGAAACCCGACATTTCCTCTGAACCGGAGCCATGCACCGTGTCAGAGCCAGCAGAGCCGCAGACTGAGGCAGCAGCGGCGGCTACGGACAAAGTTAACGGCGGCGGAGACGGTCCTCAGTCCGGGCCTGCACCGGCAGAAACGGCACCGTCGAATTTAGAGACCATCCCGAAAAAGAAGCCTCACCTGGCTCCGAGTGGGAAACAGAACCCGGTCATTCCTCTGGGAAAACCCAAGTCAGGAAGAGTGTGGAAGAACCGCAACAAGCAGAG gtTCTCGGCGCTGGTGAGAGACAAACCGTTGTGCTCCTCTTGGGAAAAGAAGATGGCGGCCAAGCGGGAGAAGGAGCTGGTTAAACAGTATTCTTTGCAGCTTAAAGAGGAgaagaacagacagaaggag gaaaagaggaaaagaagagaagaaaacctGAAACGTCGCGAAGAGAACGAACGCAAAGCAGAGATTGTTCAAGTG ATCCGGAACACTGCAAAGATCAAGAGGATGAAGAAGAAACAGCTGCGAAAAATCGAGAAGCGAGACACGCTGGCTCTGCTGCAGAAGACACAGAAGCAGAATGTTAAAACCAAAGCGCAGAAAAATGTTCAAGATTTAACCTAG